One segment of Pleuronectes platessa chromosome 21, fPlePla1.1, whole genome shotgun sequence DNA contains the following:
- the faap100 gene encoding Fanconi anemia core complex-associated protein 100 produces MDGRCAVDTWTQFGCTHASFSPRITFGLGTDVFICTGSDEVYVFNTQERKVTAVLQFPAPVSDLSESHDKQLLYVSCGSGVYCVSPPFLLSRAPTSPGDASSRPAELKISSESLVVGEEGVSSLLLVGSVLLILSQRETSWMLSLYKTPTQAQSSSYELLSSFSLPLVSAGTQGDTEGAGMRRRPVLSCVHSEPSSTLSDSHLHLKPVLFKLLFGIDAALAKSPVILFGLPDGRLCFLPLRLPGSRLRVLHSLEQPVVFVGASVVKETDPGHAQCLVAMGEQGRVVLMKAINGGSEGVGCTAGFIEACVPGPVVCGSVDQHHLYYSTGSDLLLLDLSEGSSGREGQEREEETSSKTPAALQSPTSLNVCGVMALAAPERNTAGGVQLLGLSVRGQLQRIVLPEGRQDVGVSSQTSSHGGRSVRDLLSAIGGVCERVSTLKTTIKSKNQILRHLNQLLNVSFLLTARTNGEEHPPMQEKQIRCRAMTRWSRLLQKDSLNLTCVLDNSSPYVLEQGWTLSVTVFPVSYSPSAGGESSSTNFSFPFHDLQPGETLEVSLPLAAAGDTCFPLRVACSLIFSLSSLLAEEERTQLPDLQSGCISLPLDTLTVDWLHALQLSRPTTHPIYKNSTCQSSNITTDTVQAFLSSHRTRCIGRGGGGESAAKAEQYSARIRVSSELLGDALVETSDPPNLCIALLDWLLSEGPGGGRTGQQGDKSSLSSSVVQARGPNGETVKLSAKEVNEGEESSGKEESLSTIEVQVDSSSIAAVCGLHHAVLHRIQALLQRAPESAASTKRVQSSGLRRALQRAERLLPQIQQSRISEAFGDGTSTGHMTRSLLAIYQELRENPLLII; encoded by the exons ATGGACGGACGCTGTGCTGTTGACACATGGACACAGTTCGGCTGCACACACGCATCTTTCTCGCCGAGGATCACGTTCGGTTTGGGGacagatgttttcatctgcacaggCAGCGACGAAGTCTACGTCTTCAACACTCAAGAGAGAAAAGTGACT GCGGTCCTCCAGTTCCCTGCCCCTGTGAGTGACCTGTCTGAGAGTCATGACAAACAGCTCCTCTATGTGTCCTGTGGGAGTGGAGTTTACTGTGTCAGCCCTCCATTTCTGCTGTCCAG GGCTCCAACCTCCCCGGGTGACGCCTCCTCCCGTCCAGCTGAACTGAAGATCTCCTCTGAATCCCTGGTTGTTGGAGAGGAAGGTGTGTCGTCGCTGCTCCTCGTCGGCTCtgtgctcctcatcctctctcagAGAGAAACGTCCTGGATGCTGAGTCTGTACAAAACACCAACACAAGCACAGTCCAGCAGCTACGAGCTGCTCAGCTCCTTCAGTCTGCCACTGGTCTCAGCGGGCACACAGGGTGACACTGAGGGAGCAGGAATGAGAAGGAGGCCTGTGCTGTCTTGTGTCCACTCTGAACCATCGTCCACCTTATCAGACAGTCATTTACACCTCAAACCTGTCCTTTTCAAACTTCTCTTTGGGATCGATGCCGCCCTCGCCAAATCACCGGTTATCCTGTTCGGCCTTCCAGATGGACGTCTGTGTTTCCTCCCTCTGCGTCTCCCAGGATCACGGCTCCGAGTCCTGCATAGCCTCGAGCAGCCAGTCGTGTTTGTCGGAGCATCTGTTGTCAAGGAAACGGATCCAGGACACGCACAGTGTTTGGTGGCAATGGGGGAACAAGGGAGAGTGGTGCTGATGAAGGCTATTAACGGAGGATCAGAGGGAGTGGGGTGCACAGCTGGTTTTATTGAAGCTTGTGTACCGGGGCCTGTGGTGTGTGGCTCTGTGGATCAACACCATCTTTACTACAGCACTGGTTCAGACCTGTTGCTGCTGGATCTGTCGGAGGGATCATCTGGGAGAGAAGGAcaggaaagggaggaggagacatcCAGTAAGACACCTGCTGCCCTCCAAAGCCCCAccagtttgaatgtgtgtggagTCATGGCCTTGGCTGCACCTGAACGCAACACGGCAG GTGGAGTTCAGCTGCTGGGGCTGTCTGTCAGAGGACAGCTCCAGAGGATTGTCCTACCTGAGGGGCGACAGGACGTAGGGGTGTCCAGTCAGACTTCCTCTCACGGGGGACGTAGCGTCAGGGATCTCCTGTCTGCAATCGGGGGGGTGTGTGAAAG AGTTTCGACACTGAAAACTACCATCAAATCCAAAAACCAAATTCTGCGGCACCTGAATCAGCTGCTCAACGTCAGCTTCCTGCTGACAGCCAGGACAAATGGTGAAGAACATCCACCCATGCAGGAGAAGCAAATTAGATGCCGAGCCATGACCAGATGGAGCAGGTTGCTTCAGAAAGACTCCCTGAACCTGACCTGTGTCCTGGATAATTCCAGTCCTTATGTTTTGGAGCAGGGCTGGACACTGAGCGTCActgtgtttcctgtgtcctACTCACCCAGCGCAGGAGGGGAAAGCTCTTCCACAAATTTCTCATTCCCATTTCACGATCTCCAGCCAGGGGAAACATTAGAAGTGTCGCTACCCCTCGCAGCTGCAGGCGACACATGCTTCCCTTTGAGGGTGGCCTGCTCGCTGATCTTCTCTCTCTCGAGTCTcctggcagaggaggagaggacgcaGCTCCCCGACCTGCAGAGCGGTTGTATCAGTTTGCCCTTGGACACACTGACGGTAGATTGGCTGCACGCTCTGCAACTGAGCCGTCCCACGACACATCCCATCTACAAAAACTCCACATGTCAATCCAGCAACATCACAACAGATACCGTCCAAGCTTTTCTAAGCTCACACCGGACTCGGTGTATCGGacggggtggaggaggagagagtgcaGCGAAGGCTGAGCAGTACTCAGCGAGGATTCGGGTGTCGTCAGAGCTTCTTGGGGACGCACTGGTGGAAACTTCAGATCCTCCAAATCTGTGCATTGCTCTTCTGGACTGGCTGTTGTCTGAAGgtccaggaggagggaggacgggACAACAAGGAGACAAGTCATCACTGAGCAGCTCTGTTGTCCAAGCTCGAGGTCCAAATGGAGAAACGGTCAAACTGAGTGCTAAAGAG GTGAACGAAGGGGAGGAGAGCTCGGGGAAGGAGGAGTCCCTGAGCACGATAGAAGTTCAGGTAGATAGTTCATCTATTGCAGCAGTGTGTGGACTGCACCATGCTGTGTTGCACCGGATacag
- the birc5a gene encoding baculoviral IAP repeat-containing protein 5a, with the protein MDPLTEEATKMYFYENRLKSFEGWPFDEDCMCTPENMAKAGFIHTPSDNSPDIAMCFFCLKELEGWEPEDDPEKEHKSHSPSCHFITLKKKVEELTVEEFFKLQKERNKFIINKSCNEAITKFEDTAKLRRSDIINTAMGEE; encoded by the exons ATGGACCCGCTCACAGAAGAGGCGACCAAGATGTATTTCTACGAGAACCGACTGAAAAGTTTCGAGGGCTGGCCCTTCGACGAGGACTGTATGTGCACCCCGGAGAAC ATGGCCAAAGCTGGTTTCATTCACACCCCCTCAGACAACAGCCCAGACATCGCCATGTGTTTCTTCTGCCTCAAAGAGCTGGAGGGCTGGGAGCCAGAGGATGATCCAGA AAAGGAGCACAAGTCCCATTCACCCTCCTGCCACTTCATCACCCTGAAGAAGAAAGTAGAGGAGCTAACTGTGGAGGAATTCTTCAAACTGCAGAAGGAGAGGAACAAATTCATCATT AACAAATCTTGCAACGAGGCCATCACCAAGTTCGAAGACACGGCCAAGCTGAGAAGATCAGATATCATCAACACGGCCATGGGAGAGGAGTGA
- the tmem235b gene encoding LOW QUALITY PROTEIN: transmembrane protein 235 (The sequence of the model RefSeq protein was modified relative to this genomic sequence to represent the inferred CDS: deleted 1 base in 1 codon), with translation MRITFGSLVVVAGICGLLSYAFLATSLGTEYWYIIGMNPVNMSDLEHVSFHYGLWTINEGGKMDEDLMDSFKADDSRYSDTELLMLNMHSAIVVVLTLSLVLLLFGGICALVSSLARSPVLLTSSASYFFICSLLTLCGVSLYIVYSYEALAEIERQVGAEGLAYIHTSFGWSLGMAWLSYILELLTGALLLVAAQMVKVQHSRPTWPDTRLHRGSNAFRTGTELYRAVRVCCCHVVL, from the exons ATGAGGATAACCTTTGGCTCTCTGGTGGTCGTAGCAGGCATCTGTGGTCTCCTCAGCTACGCTTTCCTGGCCACTTCCCTGGGAACAGAGTACTGGTACATTATAGGGATGAACCCCGTGAACATGAGCGACCTGGAGCACGTGAGCTTCCACTATGGACTGTGGACTATAAACGAAG GTGGGAAGATGGACGAGGACCTTATGGACTCTTTCAAAGCTGACGACTCCAGATACTCTGACACTGAGCTGCTCATGCTGA ACATGCACAGTGCTATAGTGGTGGTGCTCACCCTCAGCCTGGTCCTCCTGCTGTTCGGAGGTATCTGCGCGCTGGTCAGCTCCCTGGCTCGGAGTCCGGTGCTCCTCACCAGCTCGGCTTCCTACTTCTTCATCTGCA GTCTGCTGACCCTGTGCGGCGTCAGCCTCTACATCGTGTACTCGTACGAGGCCCTGGCGGAGATAGAGCGGCAGGTGGGAGCCGAGGGCCTGGCCTACATTCACACCTCCTTCGGCTGGTCTCTGGGTATGGCCTGGCTCTCCTACATCCTGGAGCTCCTCACCGGGGCCCTGCTGCTCGTGGCTGCACAAATGGTCAAGGTGCagcacagccgtcccacc tgGCCTGACACACGCCTGCACAGGGGAAGCAACGCATTCAGGACGGGCACTGAACTGTACCGAGCCGTCAGAGTATGTTGCTGCCATGTGGTTCTATAG